From Candidatus Poribacteria bacterium, one genomic window encodes:
- a CDS encoding alanine--glyoxylate aminotransferase family protein, translating to MYDELIASPRVLLGPGPSEANARVLKAMTTPMLGYLDAEFVQIMDDTVELLRRVFGTENRLTLPVSGTGTAGMEAALTNVIEPGDSVVVGIKGYFGERIADIAARCGGVVTRVEAEWGTHIPAEKIAAAVAEVSTPKLVALVHGETSTGILQPLRDAVEIAHQSGALFLADCVTSLGGQPVEMDALGIDIAYSCTQKCLAGPPGLSPISFSQRAVEVIRNRKTPIQSFYLDMTLLENYWHGEKRSYHHTVSMSLIYALREALRVMLEEGLDARYKRHEHNARALLAGAEAIGLKPAAEEGYRAPMLTTLRIPDGIDDTIIRKGLIADYGIEIGAGLGIFAGKAWRIGLMGESSNQRNVMLVLNALEKLLIESGYKVKHGTAVHAASQVY from the coding sequence GTGTATGATGAATTAATAGCGTCACCCCGCGTGTTACTCGGTCCAGGACCGAGCGAAGCCAATGCGCGGGTTCTTAAAGCGATGACGACCCCGATGTTGGGGTATTTAGATGCCGAATTTGTTCAAATTATGGATGACACGGTCGAGCTGCTTCGTCGTGTCTTTGGAACTGAAAATAGGTTGACCTTGCCGGTCTCCGGTACTGGTACCGCAGGAATGGAAGCCGCGCTTACTAACGTTATTGAACCTGGGGATAGCGTGGTTGTGGGTATAAAGGGCTACTTCGGTGAGCGAATAGCGGATATTGCTGCCCGGTGTGGTGGTGTTGTGACACGGGTAGAAGCAGAATGGGGTACACACATTCCCGCTGAAAAAATCGCTGCAGCTGTAGCGGAAGTTTCCACCCCAAAATTGGTGGCACTGGTACATGGAGAAACTTCTACCGGTATTCTGCAACCCCTGCGAGATGCCGTTGAGATTGCGCATCAAAGCGGTGCCCTTTTTTTGGCAGACTGTGTGACAAGTCTTGGAGGACAACCCGTAGAGATGGATGCCCTCGGCATTGATATTGCCTATAGTTGTACCCAAAAATGTCTTGCTGGCCCACCTGGACTTTCACCTATCAGTTTCAGCCAACGCGCCGTTGAAGTAATTCGGAACCGAAAAACACCCATCCAAAGTTTCTATCTTGACATGACGCTCCTCGAAAATTATTGGCACGGTGAAAAGCGGAGTTATCACCATACCGTCTCAATGTCCCTTATCTATGCGTTGCGGGAAGCATTGCGGGTTATGTTGGAAGAGGGGTTGGATGCTCGTTATAAACGACATGAACACAATGCTCGCGCGCTCCTTGCAGGAGCAGAAGCAATTGGACTGAAACCTGCCGCCGAAGAGGGCTATCGCGCACCGATGCTCACAACCTTGCGCATTCCTGATGGCATTGACGATACGATTATTCGGAAAGGCTTAATTGCCGACTATGGGATAGAAATAGGTGCTGGTTTGGGTATTTTTGCTGGAAAAGCGTGGCGAATTGGACTGATGGGTGAATCTTCAAATCAGCGAAATGTTATGCTTGTCCTCAATGCGTTAGAGAAATTGCTAATTGAATCAGGGTATAAGGTAAAACACGGGACGGCTGTTCACGCAGCATCGCAGGTCTATTAG
- a CDS encoding OmpA family protein, which yields MKFYGWLFLGTCLVIFGCAKPEIDEVMLATQFQDAQQAISNASELKAESVAPEEFGRAVKLLNFARDSQENGDIPQSAEFAYQAELVAQIASAKARQHHAQQKVVAIREQIYQQTIKSLEHELEIERTRQAITEEQLARTLRSRDEGQQQTDQLSSEIADLKTKLRQAELRVPLVNIESLVNIAAVIYPAIKETADYERVQAAIASIMNLIEQKPFHDAESTITDAQTLANNLYQLAVQNREAEAEAKTNAQISIAKAEVIIQRAQYFNASQHAPKQLQEATSQLQRAKQELDTNRYEQSQQSAQQAQQAADQAVTIAEVAEFTERAQEELDRQATEARQAVNALKQKLSAQAQTQVPQLEGQLYELANSAYVTANAALASKEYQNAIEKSTEGNDYLERAITNTHLATSVKSDLLKASRQIPRATVKEQRNSVLVRINGNVFSYGSVQLREEFFTTFNELARVLRMAKFKSYSVRIEAHTSSMGEASVNQSISIVRADSVKKFLVDTGRMDPKRLTAVGLGETQPVVKEGADRAEQNRRIDIIIGTN from the coding sequence ATGAAGTTTTATGGATGGCTATTCTTAGGGACCTGCCTCGTTATTTTCGGATGTGCTAAACCGGAAATTGATGAGGTTATGCTGGCAACGCAATTCCAAGACGCACAGCAGGCAATTAGTAATGCATCAGAATTGAAAGCTGAATCTGTGGCACCGGAAGAATTCGGACGTGCAGTGAAACTCCTGAACTTCGCACGGGATTCACAGGAAAATGGAGACATTCCTCAGAGTGCGGAGTTCGCGTATCAAGCAGAATTAGTTGCACAGATTGCCAGTGCAAAAGCGCGACAACACCATGCCCAACAAAAAGTTGTTGCCATTCGAGAACAGATATATCAACAAACCATAAAGTCACTCGAGCATGAACTCGAGATTGAGCGCACCCGTCAAGCGATCACCGAAGAGCAGCTCGCTCGTACTTTGAGATCACGTGATGAAGGACAACAACAGACAGACCAACTCTCATCTGAAATCGCTGATTTAAAAACAAAACTCCGTCAAGCTGAACTGCGTGTACCACTCGTAAACATAGAGTCGCTCGTCAATATTGCTGCAGTTATCTATCCTGCCATTAAAGAGACCGCTGACTATGAACGTGTTCAGGCAGCAATTGCCTCGATCATGAACCTGATTGAGCAGAAACCGTTTCATGATGCAGAGAGCACTATCACTGACGCACAGACACTCGCCAACAATCTCTACCAATTGGCGGTACAGAACCGCGAAGCAGAAGCAGAGGCAAAGACAAACGCGCAAATCTCAATCGCGAAAGCAGAAGTGATTATCCAGCGTGCCCAATACTTCAACGCCAGTCAGCATGCCCCAAAGCAGCTTCAAGAGGCGACTTCACAACTGCAGCGTGCGAAACAGGAATTGGATACCAATCGCTATGAACAGTCTCAGCAATCTGCGCAGCAGGCACAACAAGCAGCTGACCAAGCCGTCACAATCGCGGAGGTCGCAGAATTCACAGAGCGTGCCCAGGAGGAATTAGATAGACAAGCAACAGAGGCGCGACAAGCGGTCAATGCCTTGAAACAAAAACTCTCCGCGCAAGCACAGACGCAGGTCCCGCAATTAGAGGGACAACTCTACGAACTCGCCAATTCGGCTTACGTAACAGCAAACGCTGCGTTGGCAAGTAAAGAATATCAGAACGCAATTGAAAAATCAACGGAGGGTAACGATTACCTTGAGCGTGCCATTACAAATACACACCTCGCAACATCTGTGAAATCGGATTTGTTAAAAGCATCAAGACAAATTCCCAGAGCCACCGTCAAAGAACAGAGAAATAGTGTACTCGTCCGTATCAATGGGAACGTATTTTCCTACGGCAGCGTGCAACTCCGGGAAGAATTTTTCACAACGTTTAATGAACTCGCAAGAGTCCTTCGGATGGCTAAATTCAAGAGTTACTCGGTCCGTATTGAGGCACACACGAGTTCTATGGGAGAGGCGAGTGTCAATCAAAGCATAAGTATAGTGCGTGCAGACTCAGTGAAGAAGTTCCTTGTTGATACAGGACGGATGGATCCAAAGCGTCTTACTGCTGTCGGTTTGGGTGAGACCCAGCCTGTTGTCAAAGAGGGCGCGGACAGAGCAGAACAGAATCGCAGAATTGATATAATCATCGGGACGAACTGA
- a CDS encoding tetratricopeptide repeat protein, which yields MNPRILGIIGGLALVVALLSPFMMGSSKKVEQLFQSAEDLYGQADYEGAIDKYTEALEESTKRGVKTEVIDKDFETLANYKIAVSYSRLAEQSGDVNHYDTAIEYIEKVAPTATIPKHQEGLTYLWGHILYRTEQFELAEPKFTQLIENFPNSLFVENAWYAIGQLNYKLQNYEDSRQAFKAVLDGFPNSDFKDDAQHLIAQSFLNESNYEQAYQEFDKIATEEFKNYPDLQAEAMYKAAYSLNQLGRDDEAIGRYTNFITQFPESQYVTAAYFDQGAIYARQKDYDNARVNYELALQNTADRTLQAEIQSAIGSTYFDQGDYENAIVSYNTLLEEYPESDFIALAKVGIADSHFKLENWSEATVAYERVINEHEEETDYIPYCSYQIGEAYYKLGSNQTKAGETEAGMATLELALQWYQKTIDNYPQDPVAPHALYGAIWALNDLGRKEELEAVAREFIEKNKNDNEFDILAAEVQLRFADIKRSEFKQYVEAAEEYAKLWEYRPLPKFHLVKLMGKFFEGRSYYEAAKPEGYQEGDAGTDFNQAYLEKSVSAYQEAIDMFSDASFLPGVAEERYDDFPERVAQVEACTMNEALSHEMLGDWGQARDRYASIPETSEYYERALLLVANSHVKEGDKEGAINYYNSILDKLADPNNRSLAELKLADMLRAEERFEEAAVQYQAVVDGNPTGEYADDALYLVGLCYYQVASENPALLESAETAFKRVITDYADSPNAIEAYYGLALAYRDAAQKQNDTEKWPLILQLVDEAHEKYAASDNESILKALGQIELIKATAIENTSEDVDVDALVASLKRIVDNTGAQVEARSRSQLKIGHTYYSAKRYDEALAEYLLFVQTFPNNELAPNAQYQAAVCHYQIAQAATDAGSKQLSLQNAVAAAEKVETLTDDANNRISANYTAGLAWLGLDDNKGAADAFKKVTALEGQTEDEARETLIFQAHSRLAELNATLGDYAGAVQEYQYIIENTEDADMKGRSYFAMAFAQEEQLKVYQDALMSYQNAIELVEDTLVKAQSYYRMGLIYQDQLQQPSKALEVFQTLIGEHSGSENASVASMVADAGIRRSTLYVELGRLDEAIAEAVEALDRTKGSEKASVAEKAAAQYNLGFLYSDKARSLFSTEAGTDLKPYIDASRNAAGTFFEVVSIAAPVEKADKQTVIPYVQNSLFQAGQIYYSVGIGVKLDQDLRSALTPLTTFVSYVDKGLFPKSDALRKNTETALNYLAAANFELGRMQVGMDGEMSDKAVSYFIAAGDVFRDMVSRYPSANDAAFWQYHVGESYYAAQQFEKAIEEYEKVRSVNKTHKSAAESLYAISTCAQLLSEAAEKSGDAEARQRWYDRLFEANEVLAAEYPNSQYTADALINIGNKYYNAGSEQGLEQAERIRLYQMAIENYQKAINTPGIGNESKSTAMGYLNDTANALAFYEYERATDMLNAAKLARGDEQKTAIEATISEYQKILEAYPTTKYADLGLVQIGEAYMVLADSDDAHFNDALDYFNQLWAKYETTPPVDTKVNQALTYAISQIQTIQSYMRANNLEIRGSTVGGGGGE from the coding sequence ATGAACCCAAGGATTTTGGGCATTATCGGTGGCCTCGCCTTAGTAGTTGCGCTCCTTTCACCTTTTATGATGGGTAGTTCCAAAAAGGTGGAGCAACTCTTCCAATCCGCTGAAGATTTATATGGACAAGCGGATTATGAGGGCGCAATTGACAAGTATACCGAGGCACTCGAAGAATCAACAAAACGCGGTGTGAAAACCGAAGTTATTGACAAGGATTTCGAGACCCTCGCCAACTATAAAATCGCAGTTAGTTATTCGCGACTCGCTGAACAATCGGGCGATGTCAATCATTACGACACTGCGATTGAGTACATCGAAAAGGTTGCCCCGACAGCAACTATTCCGAAACACCAAGAGGGATTGACCTATCTCTGGGGACATATCCTCTACCGGACTGAGCAGTTTGAATTAGCTGAGCCGAAATTTACGCAGCTCATTGAGAACTTCCCGAACAGCCTTTTCGTTGAAAATGCTTGGTATGCTATCGGGCAGCTCAACTATAAACTGCAGAACTATGAAGATTCCCGACAGGCATTTAAAGCTGTTCTTGATGGTTTCCCAAACTCCGATTTTAAGGATGATGCGCAGCACTTGATCGCGCAGTCCTTCCTTAATGAATCCAACTATGAGCAGGCGTATCAGGAATTTGACAAGATCGCGACAGAGGAATTCAAAAACTATCCCGATCTGCAAGCCGAAGCGATGTACAAAGCCGCTTATAGTTTGAACCAGCTCGGTAGGGACGATGAAGCAATTGGTCGTTATACCAACTTCATTACGCAGTTCCCGGAAAGTCAATACGTCACAGCGGCATACTTCGACCAAGGCGCGATTTACGCTCGGCAGAAGGACTATGACAACGCACGTGTTAACTACGAGTTGGCACTCCAAAACACCGCTGACCGCACACTACAAGCAGAAATTCAGTCTGCTATCGGGAGTACTTACTTCGACCAAGGCGACTATGAAAACGCCATTGTCTCCTATAACACGCTCCTTGAAGAATACCCAGAGAGCGACTTTATCGCTTTAGCGAAAGTGGGCATTGCTGATAGTCACTTCAAATTAGAGAATTGGAGTGAGGCGACTGTCGCTTATGAACGTGTTATTAATGAACACGAAGAAGAGACGGATTACATTCCTTATTGCTCCTATCAGATCGGTGAAGCGTACTACAAACTCGGTAGCAACCAGACAAAGGCTGGAGAAACCGAAGCAGGGATGGCAACGCTCGAACTTGCACTACAGTGGTATCAAAAAACTATTGATAACTACCCGCAGGATCCTGTTGCACCCCATGCACTCTACGGAGCGATTTGGGCGCTCAACGATCTCGGACGGAAGGAAGAGTTGGAGGCAGTCGCACGCGAGTTTATCGAGAAGAATAAAAACGATAATGAGTTCGACATTCTCGCCGCAGAGGTGCAGCTCCGCTTTGCTGATATCAAACGCAGTGAATTCAAGCAGTACGTTGAAGCCGCTGAAGAATACGCAAAGTTGTGGGAGTACCGTCCGCTACCGAAATTCCATCTCGTCAAGTTGATGGGTAAATTCTTTGAAGGCCGTTCCTACTACGAAGCTGCCAAACCTGAAGGCTATCAGGAAGGCGATGCAGGCACCGACTTCAACCAAGCTTACCTTGAGAAGTCTGTTTCCGCGTATCAGGAAGCTATCGATATGTTTAGTGATGCATCTTTCCTCCCCGGTGTTGCTGAGGAACGTTACGATGACTTCCCCGAACGTGTTGCTCAAGTGGAAGCGTGTACCATGAACGAAGCACTCTCCCATGAAATGCTTGGTGACTGGGGTCAAGCTCGTGACCGTTATGCTTCTATCCCTGAGACGAGTGAATACTACGAACGCGCACTCCTTCTCGTCGCCAATAGCCATGTCAAGGAAGGCGATAAAGAAGGCGCGATTAACTATTACAATTCTATTTTAGACAAACTCGCCGATCCGAATAACCGTTCGTTGGCAGAACTCAAACTCGCTGACATGCTCCGTGCTGAAGAACGGTTTGAAGAGGCGGCTGTCCAGTATCAAGCTGTAGTTGATGGCAATCCAACAGGTGAATATGCAGATGATGCACTTTACCTCGTCGGGCTTTGTTATTACCAAGTCGCTTCTGAGAATCCGGCACTCTTGGAGTCCGCCGAGACTGCGTTCAAACGCGTGATTACGGACTATGCCGATAGCCCTAACGCTATTGAAGCGTATTACGGTTTGGCTCTCGCCTATCGCGATGCCGCTCAAAAGCAGAATGATACGGAAAAATGGCCCCTCATTCTTCAACTCGTTGACGAAGCGCACGAAAAATACGCCGCCAGTGACAATGAGTCTATTCTCAAGGCACTCGGCCAGATCGAATTGATTAAGGCTACCGCCATTGAAAACACGAGTGAAGATGTCGATGTTGATGCGCTCGTGGCTTCACTCAAGCGGATTGTTGATAACACAGGTGCGCAGGTAGAAGCACGTAGTCGGTCACAGTTGAAGATTGGTCATACCTACTATAGTGCCAAACGCTATGACGAAGCACTTGCGGAGTATCTCCTCTTCGTGCAAACTTTCCCGAATAACGAACTCGCACCGAATGCGCAGTATCAAGCAGCAGTCTGTCACTATCAAATCGCACAAGCTGCAACAGATGCGGGCAGCAAGCAGTTGAGTCTCCAGAACGCTGTTGCTGCGGCGGAAAAAGTGGAAACACTAACCGACGATGCGAACAACCGAATCAGTGCTAACTACACTGCTGGTTTAGCATGGCTCGGGTTAGACGACAACAAAGGTGCAGCAGACGCATTCAAGAAAGTTACGGCGTTAGAGGGACAGACCGAAGATGAGGCACGGGAGACGCTTATCTTCCAAGCGCACTCACGTCTCGCTGAACTCAACGCGACTCTCGGTGACTACGCCGGAGCGGTGCAAGAGTATCAGTATATTATTGAAAACACCGAGGACGCGGACATGAAGGGACGTTCCTACTTCGCGATGGCTTTTGCTCAAGAGGAACAACTGAAAGTCTATCAGGACGCGTTGATGAGTTACCAGAATGCCATTGAATTGGTAGAGGACACGCTCGTCAAAGCACAATCCTACTATCGGATGGGCTTGATTTATCAAGACCAGCTGCAACAACCGAGTAAGGCGTTGGAAGTCTTCCAAACCCTAATCGGAGAACACAGTGGTTCAGAAAACGCAAGTGTTGCGTCGATGGTAGCTGATGCAGGCATTCGTCGTTCAACCCTTTATGTTGAATTGGGACGCTTGGATGAAGCGATCGCCGAAGCGGTTGAAGCACTCGATCGGACCAAAGGGAGCGAAAAAGCGTCTGTGGCAGAAAAAGCTGCTGCGCAATATAACCTCGGTTTCCTCTATTCCGACAAGGCACGTTCCCTCTTCTCCACAGAGGCGGGTACGGATCTGAAGCCTTACATCGATGCGAGTCGGAACGCTGCAGGGACCTTCTTTGAAGTCGTCTCAATCGCGGCACCGGTAGAAAAAGCGGACAAACAGACGGTTATTCCGTATGTTCAGAATTCGCTGTTCCAAGCCGGTCAGATTTACTACTCTGTCGGGATTGGCGTGAAACTTGACCAAGACTTAAGGAGTGCCCTAACACCGCTCACGACCTTCGTGAGTTATGTTGATAAAGGACTCTTCCCGAAATCGGATGCGCTTCGTAAAAATACGGAGACCGCGCTGAATTACCTCGCTGCTGCCAACTTTGAACTCGGTCGTATGCAGGTAGGTATGGACGGTGAGATGTCTGATAAAGCGGTAAGTTATTTCATTGCCGCTGGAGATGTCTTCCGAGATATGGTAAGTCGCTATCCGAGTGCGAACGATGCCGCCTTCTGGCAATATCACGTTGGGGAATCCTACTACGCCGCACAACAATTTGAGAAAGCAATTGAAGAGTACGAAAAGGTCCGTTCTGTGAACAAAACTCACAAGAGCGCGGCTGAATCTTTGTATGCGATCTCTACTTGTGCGCAGCTTCTCAGCGAAGCCGCCGAAAAATCAGGCGATGCAGAAGCGAGACAACGCTGGTATGATCGGCTCTTTGAGGCGAACGAGGTCCTCGCCGCTGAGTATCCGAACAGTCAGTACACCGCCGATGCTCTCATCAATATCGGCAATAAGTACTATAACGCTGGCTCCGAACAAGGTCTGGAGCAAGCGGAACGGATTCGTCTCTATCAAATGGCGATAGAGAACTATCAGAAGGCGATCAATACACCTGGCATCGGTAACGAGTCAAAGTCGACAGCAATGGGCTATCTCAATGACACCGCCAATGCACTTGCCTTCTACGAGTATGAGCGCGCAACTGATATGCTAAATGCAGCTAAACTCGCGAGAGGTGATGAGCAGAAAACAGCAATCGAAGCCACTATCAGTGAGTACCAGAAGATCCTTGAAGCGTATCCGACAACCAAATATGCGGATCTCGGTCTTGTGCAGATCGGTGAAGCATATATGGTGTTAGCCGATAGCGATGATGCACATTTCAACGATGCGTTGGATTACTTCAACCAGTTGTGGGCAAAATATGAGACAACGCCGCCTGTAGACACGAAAGTCAACCAGGCACTGACGTATGCGATTAGTCAGATCCAGACGATTCAAAGCTATATGCGAGCGAATAATCTGGAAATTCGTGGTTCTACTGTGGGTGGTGGCGGTGGTGAGTAA
- the rplU gene encoding 50S ribosomal protein L21: protein MYAVFASGGKQHRVEVGNLIDVEKLEADVGDSVTFPSVLVVVDDEGQLQAGSPYLENTSVTAEVIQQARSKKTIVFKSKRRKGYKRKLGHRQSFTRVKITAIGAVEEQSDGT, encoded by the coding sequence ATGTATGCAGTCTTTGCGAGCGGGGGGAAACAACATCGGGTGGAAGTGGGAAACCTGATTGATGTTGAAAAACTTGAGGCAGATGTTGGTGACAGTGTCACATTCCCATCTGTTTTAGTTGTTGTTGACGATGAAGGTCAGTTACAAGCCGGCTCGCCCTATCTTGAAAATACTTCAGTTACAGCCGAGGTGATTCAACAAGCACGCTCGAAGAAAACGATTGTGTTCAAATCGAAACGTCGTAAGGGTTACAAACGCAAATTAGGACACCGTCAATCATTTACACGCGTGAAAATTACCGCGATCGGTGCGGTAGAGGAGCAATCTGATGGCACATAA
- a CDS encoding DUF4398 domain-containing protein, producing the protein MTRLKNRQHKLTIKWIICLTTLTALIGCGGQLSQLAVETMENAQVALTSANAMGAQETAETSLRTAQEMLITAENAMKAGDAERAYRLALRAYLHARIATETAIAIREEASVQEAQAQLTLSEQNIDEVLQRLEVIKAELDALRDY; encoded by the coding sequence ATGACACGCTTGAAAAATAGACAGCACAAATTAACAATAAAATGGATAATCTGTCTCACCACGCTAACAGCATTGATAGGGTGTGGCGGGCAGTTGTCACAGCTCGCTGTGGAAACAATGGAGAATGCCCAGGTGGCTCTCACCTCCGCAAACGCGATGGGAGCACAAGAAACCGCCGAAACATCTCTACGTACGGCTCAAGAGATGTTGATTACCGCTGAAAACGCAATGAAGGCTGGTGATGCAGAGCGGGCATATCGATTGGCACTTCGTGCATACCTTCATGCCCGGATCGCAACTGAAACTGCTATTGCTATTCGCGAGGAAGCGAGTGTTCAAGAAGCACAAGCACAGCTTACACTTAGTGAACAGAACATCGACGAGGTTCTTCAGAGACTTGAGGTTATAAAGGCTGAACTTGATGCGTTGCGGGACTACTAA
- the rpmA gene encoding 50S ribosomal protein L27, which produces MAHKKGGGSTRNGRDSIGKRLGVKRFSGNYVTAGSILARQRGTHIHPGNNVGVGRDYTLFSKIDGYVWFERKDKYRRKVSVYTERPEF; this is translated from the coding sequence ATGGCACATAAGAAAGGCGGAGGAAGCACTCGGAACGGACGTGACAGTATTGGAAAACGACTTGGTGTCAAAAGATTTTCCGGAAATTATGTCACTGCGGGAAGCATCCTCGCTCGACAGCGTGGAACACATATCCATCCTGGAAACAATGTCGGGGTTGGAAGAGACTATACGCTATTCTCAAAAATTGATGGATACGTATGGTTTGAACGAAAGGACAAATATCGCCGGAAGGTGAGCGTCTATACAGAGCGTCCTGAATTTTAG
- the guaA gene encoding glutamine-hydrolyzing GMP synthase, with protein MNNPNSPKTESAQQETILILDFGSQYTQLIARRIREQNIYCEIYPHTLPLSQIKAIAPKGIILSGGPASVYEADAPKVDAKLFELKTPILGICYGMQLMAALLSGGKVHPAAEREYGHAPLQVLRTTDPLFAGLSSRFSAWMSHGDRIDKPPIGFQTIAQTENAPIAAMVDAARAFYGLQFHPEVEHTEDADLILANFTRNICECHNAWTMRAFVDRATAQIQEQVGDERVLCAVSGGVDSMVLATLLHQAIGDALVPVFVDNGLLRKDEAAEVLKTCEQLGIPLVAVDAVERFLNGLAGVTDPEKKRKVIGAQFIETFKATVTEMGHDFRFLAQGTLYPDVIESVSVKGPSATIKTHHNVGGLPSDMPFELLEPFRELFKDEVRAVGAELNMPPHVLGRHPFPGPGLAVRILGEVTHERLEVLRTADAIFISEIKEAGLYDEIWQALVVLLPVKSVGVMGDARTYENVVALRAVTSSDAMTADWARIPTDILARISNRIINEVQGINRVVYDISSKPPSTIEWE; from the coding sequence ATGAATAACCCCAATAGTCCAAAAACAGAATCCGCACAGCAAGAGACTATCCTTATTCTGGATTTCGGCTCACAGTACACGCAGCTTATTGCCCGGCGCATTCGTGAGCAAAACATCTACTGCGAAATTTATCCACACACCTTACCGCTATCGCAGATAAAAGCCATTGCGCCGAAGGGCATCATCCTCAGCGGCGGACCCGCGAGTGTCTACGAAGCTGATGCCCCAAAAGTCGACGCGAAACTCTTTGAGTTGAAAACGCCAATATTAGGCATCTGCTACGGTATGCAGCTCATGGCGGCACTGTTATCAGGTGGAAAGGTCCATCCAGCCGCTGAGCGAGAATATGGGCACGCCCCTCTCCAAGTTCTTCGTACAACCGATCCGCTCTTTGCAGGACTTTCCTCACGCTTTTCTGCTTGGATGAGCCACGGTGATCGCATTGACAAACCGCCCATTGGGTTCCAGACAATTGCACAAACAGAAAACGCACCGATTGCTGCTATGGTGGATGCCGCACGCGCGTTTTACGGACTGCAATTTCATCCTGAGGTTGAACATACTGAGGATGCTGACCTGATTTTGGCAAACTTTACGCGTAACATTTGTGAATGTCACAACGCGTGGACGATGCGTGCTTTTGTTGATCGAGCCACGGCACAAATACAGGAACAAGTCGGAGATGAACGCGTCCTTTGTGCAGTCAGTGGTGGCGTTGATTCAATGGTACTGGCAACACTCCTCCATCAAGCGATCGGTGATGCCCTCGTGCCGGTCTTTGTTGACAACGGACTGCTCCGCAAAGACGAAGCCGCCGAAGTGCTCAAAACCTGTGAGCAGCTCGGTATCCCTCTTGTCGCTGTTGATGCAGTGGAACGGTTTCTCAATGGACTGGCCGGAGTCACCGACCCCGAAAAGAAGCGAAAGGTTATCGGCGCGCAGTTCATTGAAACCTTCAAAGCAACAGTGACAGAAATGGGGCATGACTTCCGATTCCTCGCGCAAGGCACGCTCTATCCGGATGTTATAGAGAGTGTCTCTGTGAAAGGACCGTCGGCTACAATCAAGACACATCACAATGTCGGAGGGCTGCCATCCGATATGCCGTTTGAATTACTTGAACCCTTCAGAGAACTTTTTAAAGATGAGGTACGAGCGGTCGGTGCAGAGCTAAACATGCCACCGCATGTTCTTGGACGCCATCCGTTTCCGGGACCGGGTCTCGCTGTTCGCATCTTGGGCGAAGTAACACATGAACGTTTGGAGGTGCTTCGCACAGCGGATGCTATTTTTATTTCTGAAATCAAAGAGGCGGGATTGTACGACGAGATTTGGCAGGCTTTGGTTGTTCTTCTACCCGTTAAAAGTGTTGGAGTGATGGGGGATGCGCGGACGTATGAAAATGTGGTTGCCCTCCGTGCTGTCACGAGCAGTGATGCGATGACGGCGGATTGGGCGCGCATACCAACTGATATACTCGCCAGAATCTCCAACCGCATCATCAATGAGGTACAAGGCATCAATCGTGTCGTCTATGATATTAGTTCAAAGCCGCCCAGCACGATTGAGTGGGAATAG